CAACTCAGAATAATCTTTACATTGAAAAATCTAGACAGAAGACACGACTACGTTGCCACAACATCAAACAAGCGTTCATGGATGTTCCCCCTCATTCAGAGTCGTAGAATCCGAGAGAGATCACTTACGGTAGTATCCCTCAGCATCTGTCCAGTTGTCCCTGAGGTTGGGGTTCTCCTTGAAGTCCTTCCCTACGCCTGCTGCTCTCATCCTGGcattctgcagaaacaaaaaTCAAGTCAGCGTGTCCTTTTATTTGTCTCTCTTCTAAACCTCCACACCAGGCCAGTAAAATAGACGATAAAAATGCAGAGGAACATGTTGTAATACTCACATCAAAGTCTGCAGCAAACATGTCGTCTGACTCTGTGAACATGTCGGGGGCTGAAGGCTTCTTCGGATTGGCTCCTGGAACAAAGGACAACAGTAAAACACCACATGATGGGTTCGCTCGTTGCTCACGCTGTTGTAAAACTGAATATATCTGGAACATGTGTTTGATTCACATACTCTGCAGAGATCAAAACATGCTGCAGGTGCTGCAGACACACCCAGGCTTTGGATTACAAGCCAGCAACTGAATGAACacatgacagagagaaacaaaattaaaaacccCTGCATCACACAACTCTGTGGTTCCTACACAAATCACACCACTtcatttttgcttttgttttgtgttcttCACTGGTATCTTTGGACCAGTTTGTATCACAATCACAAAAGTGCCAGATTTTACTCAACTGCAGGGAAGAACCGGTACTGCTGCACGTTTATGGGTCAAGAGAATACTACCAGTCGATGTTCACGTTTGTAAACTTCTTCGGCCGTTTCTGCTGAACTCGTTGTGATGGAACTGGAGAAAACTTGATTGTAAAAGCATTGAAAAATTGCGATTTCCAATATCAAAGAGGGATAATTTTTGTCACATTAGGCCTCAAGCCTTCACAAATATCACCATTACATGTGGACAGCTGCGGTTTAACTACAGAGCACACGTGTAATGGTGCGGTTCATTCAGTTGGCCTTGTACGCCAACACACGAGCCAATGCTGAGCAGGACATTTACCGTCTTTCTCCTGGGCGATGAGGTTCAGCTTGGCTTTGATGTTGTCCTCGAAGGTGTCAAGATTCTCGCGTTCATACTCCTTCACGTCAGCAGCGACTCGCTCCAGGATGTCGTCGGGCGAGGGCGAGCGGCTGCGTGTGCTGCTCTGGGGGCTGCTGGGCTCCGACGCCATGTTGCTGTCATCGTTCCCCACTTTGTATTTCTGTCACGGACAAATAGATGATAAGATTGCAATTCTTTACTGGATGGCATTTACCAAACTGTTAATTCAGAATAATAGTGCACAGACCTGGACGATGGCCAGGCGCTGCTGGCGACGCTGTTCGATCAGAGCTTCTTCGTCTACTTCTTCCCCGTCAAAGTCTTCAaggctgaaaacacaaagtttgtGTTGAAACATTAATCCATCAAAGAATCTGATGTAAAAACATTTGGCATGAACAAACTCAATCCACTTTTAGTGTGGTGGGATTGGAAGTAACAGGAAATATAAAGATTCTTTTGTTAGTTTCCTTCACATGTAAACTCAGATATCTTCTTCTACTCACACTTCCTCCCCGGAGGACTCCTTGTCGACCTTCATCCCTTCTGACAGACTCCCCTTGAACTTGTCTTCATCTCTGCTGCGCCGCCTCCTTCGATCCCGATCGCGAGACATCGAGCGGCGGTACTGTCTGGGCCGACCATACCGGTCTCTGTCTCCAGCCCTGTGGGGACAAGACGAGAGAAGTCACATTACAACTGGAAAACTGAATGGAAGTTAAGTTAAACACTAAACACTtatttaaggtaaaaaaaacaggtCAGTAGCCTGACAGCCTTATATAACAAACGTTAGATAAACTACATTGTGAAATGGGCCATCACCTGTAAGCCAGTGGAGACCTGCTCCGTCGGCGAGGGGAAGAGCGGGAGCGTCGTCGTGGCGACAGGGATCTTCGTCTCAGAGGCGAGCGACTCAACCTGCGGCGAGCGGGCGCTCGAGGGCTGTTCTCTCGTGACCGGTCCCGACCCGGCCCGGCATCTGGCCTCACGCGTTTCCTGCACAAACATAAGAGACGTTGTTAGATGGGTTGAATTGGACATTCTACATTTAAACCAAACATTTGTTACAATTACAACAGACTTCCAATGAGAGCTTTCAAATACGTCATCTCTTGTTTTTAATCTTCTATTTTTAATACTTAATCGATGTCTTTATTCAATTTGTTATTACATAAAAACCCTGTATAACAAGTCAAACCAGCTCTGGTCACCAACCTTAACGGTGACTCCTGCCGGTCGAGGTCCCTCCTCCTCGGATCTGGTGACCGACTGCGGCCTCTCCTTGGTGGAGACCTGATTCTGGATGGAGAGCTGCTCTGTTTTGACGTCCTGTCCACGGCACTCGCTGCCGACGGCTGGCGTGCGTCTCTCTGGCGAGGGGAAGGACTGCGTTTCCTCGCCGGGCTCTGAGGTCCTCGTCTGTAAGGCGAGCGGTTCTCTTTCCCCGATGACGCGTCCTTGGATGGAGACTTGGCCGGCCGCTTGTCCCGGTCGGCGTCGGGGCGACCCGGCCGCTCTCGTCCAGGTGACCTGGACCGTCGGGGGGGTCTCTCCGGGTTTAATCGGTCTTCCCGCTGAGGAGAGGAACGTTTATCAGTGCGGCcgcttttctcctctcctctccacgcAGAGGGAGAGTTGgacttctttctctccttggaCCTGTCGGCGCTGTCTGAACGCTTCCGATCTTTAGACCTGCTCCTGCCACGGCCTCTGTCCTTTACCCCTGTGTCCTTGGTGCTTTTGGTCACCTTGTCCTGCTTGGACTCCTTCGCAGGCCTGTCCGCTGACTTACTGCGACGCTTGGTGCTGGACTTACTGCCCTCGATTGAGTCCCGTCTCGATTTCCcaccttttcctcctctgggaGATATGGGTTTGCCTGTACTGCCCCTTTGACGCTGCTCTCCATTTCTCACCCTGGcttctccgtcctcctctgatCCGGAGTTATACCCCTGAAGGATCAAGCCCATGCCGGACTGAACCTTGCCCTCCATCAACTGGCTGTCCAGCTCCGCTTTGATCATCGCTCTCTGTTTCTCCAAATCCTCCAGCAAGGCTCTGTCGTCTAGACTGGGATTTCCCGAGGAGGGAGAGGATTCACCTTTTTTATGGCTGGAGGAGGCAGATAAGAGAACAGCAGCCGAGGGAGAGGCGCCTTCTTTGcgcttgtgtttcctgtgtttatgACGATGTCTGCGTTTGCGGTCTTTGTCCTTGTCCTCGTCaaaggtgtgtttgtgctttttgtgCTTGCTGCGatgcttgtgttttttcctcttgtgtttggtgctgctgctgctgtgatgtttgGGCCCCTCCACTGTCTTCTCACCGTTAGTTTCTGCTTCTCCCTAAGATGAGACAATACATCAGTTGATTCAGGCGTCAGATCATCACAGTAGTCAACATTTTAGATATGTTTTCTTCAGGTTTATGAGGTTGTACTCATCCAGATTGTATGTAGAAAATAGTAGATCACATTATTAGTGAATATGATGAAACAAGAACATTTGGAATTATGGAGTTTAACTTTTCCaaatccatctttatattcccAGAGAAAAACTTGGAAAATCAAATTACCAAGAATTTTTGTTGACTTGAATTTAAAATTAAGAGTTTAAGTCACACTCATGACGTCAGCTGTTGTCCACCCTTAcctcttccccctcttcttcttccccctcttctccttcttcttcctcagacaTCTCTCCACTGTCCTCATTTCCACTTTTCTCTTGGCTCTCCAGATCCGGCTTCCTGTTTGACGGTGAACAGTCTTCAATGTTGGTGCTGAAAACAACAAGACACTTGAGTTAATTTTAACCAATCGACCGTAATAAAAATAGATCAAACGTGTTGAAGTGAGAAAACATCAGAAGTGTTAATCTGTGTGATATGAACGTGATAGTTTTCGGATGTTGGACCATTTggtgaagaaaacaacatttaaagtaGTCAGCTCAGACTGTGGGAAACAGGGATGATCGGTAAAcactggcagcagcagcagcactgaatTACACTGATGTCTTTAGCTTGTCAACACACTGAGGACATGAAGCCTGGAGGCTGCTTCATCCTTgttgtgcctcctcctcaccagtAACCAATAGCAACCGGGGCACCGGGGAGATCTGGTTGTAGGGGAAACCACCATTTATCAAACTGAGTTAAGGACAGATCAAATATCTGTGGATGTTATATTTCTAAGAATGAAATCACCTTTGCAACAGTGATTCTCCTTCACTATACAATAAGGCAGACATCGTGCTAATGCTAATATGCAGTGAAACCAATGTTAGCACTACACCCACGTTTAAAATAACCTGTAGATCCCCTCTAGCACAACCACGAAACGCTGAGTAAATAGTGGTTACGTAATCTGTTCGATTTACCTATTAACTGCAGAATCGTGCATTTTAAGATCAAAGGCCAGTGACGTACACGTGTTTATTAAAAGTGTTAAAGTCGACCATGTGTCCGCTAGTGCACGTCCCTCGAACCCTTCCCCTCTGAGATCCACCGCCAACACGATCTCCACCACTCATTAGCTCGGGTGCTAACCGCTGCTAGCCGACTgggagctaacaggctaacctCTTCCTGCTAGCCCATGCTAACCCGAGTCCCAGGGTCGCAGCCACACACAGTTCGACCACGTGTGGAACGCGAAGGTAAACACAcgacccccccacaccccacaGTGCAAGTGTTCATGCCCGATGATCAAAGGACGCGGTGGGAGCCACAGAGAgcgttagcatgttagctagCAGCGTTAGCCTGTGGCTGGTGTGTAATTCAGCTAGCTCCAGTTAGCTTCAGCTAGCTCTGGTAACAACGTGAAGCTCGTTCCCGACCCAACAAGCACTTCCTCCGCACAAGAGCACCGGAGACGAGGTCGTGTCTCGATCTAACGGAGGATCCATCTTGAATAAAGTCACTTACACGTGCTCGTTGCCATTATTCATTCTGCTGGACGCGATGTCCATTTCTACGTCGGCCATTTTCCTCAGCTGAGGCGACCTCTTCTTTTCCCACTATTTTGAAAACAGACGTGCAGCGATATGAAAACACAGATGCTCCCCCTGCCGGCCTGGAGGTGTAGTGCAGGCTTTCAAAACTTGGTTTGTATTTCTTCCACCAGGGGGCGCGCTTGTGTTCcgaatttaatataatattatatgttcttatatcatacaccAGCACGTGGGTTGATCACTATGGAGGACCATGCATGACTTcagtctaaataaacaaataaataaatgtataaataaatacagaaataaacataaatgcataaataaataaggacataaatacagaaataaataaatatattcaagatattatttattcagttctgtatttctgtatttctttctatatttctttccctatttatttttttatttctgtatttatttctttatttatttctgtatttattttacttagGTCATGTTTGACAGTCCATAGATCACGGCGTCAATGGTGTCGATGCATTACTGCAATGGGAGAAAGATAAGTCTCgtatatatgataataatttGAACCTGAAGAGAAGTACACTGCTGAAACTGTTTCTGTGCAACAGCAGAAGGATGGTTtcactggggattgaacccaggATCTTCTGCGTGTAAGGCAGACGTGCTAACCACTACACTATGAAACCACTGTATTCACCAGCGTGGACATAGGAATTTGGAAGTCATAACAGTTTCTTTATCTAGCATATGGAGTCTGTGAAGTCCATTAATTTCCCTTACCATTCATTAACATTCAttatcacattcacacacaattcTAAATGAAATAAACCCCTTAtctgtttggactgtgggaggaaccAGTACCCAGAGAGAACACCCACAGACCAGGGAAGAACATGTAAACTGGTTCTGATTCAGACCAGGAACCTTCTGACTCCTTCATTTCTCCAAAGAATCCAAATGTATCTTTTCCATATAATTCACATTTAGCCCGAACAGTTGAATTTTATCTGGAACAAATTGTCATGGCTCATATTTATAGTATAATCTACTTTGTTGGGTCATATTATggtttctgcttttattttatttatgttgaaGATAGGCGACCCCGTGCAATACTGTATTTTGAACAGTGGGTGGAGCATTAGCAGAGGAAACGCACAGGGGATAAagataatttgtgtgtttgtcattgttATGTTGTGTTAACCTAAATTTGATTTGAACTATGGTCTGTTCTCTACCTGTGATAAGTTGAGTACAGTCTATAAAGGAATGTGTCACCACACTGAGAGATATGCAGCACACTTGCCATTGGTTTACTTTATTTACCCAGAACATGGGTCCAGACAAGTTTACCCCATTA
The genomic region above belongs to Limanda limanda chromosome 20, fLimLim1.1, whole genome shotgun sequence and contains:
- the prpf4bb gene encoding pre-mRNA processing factor 4Bb — its product is MADVEMDIASSRMNNGNEHVTNIEDCSPSNRKPDLESQEKSGNEDSGEMSEEEEGEEGEEEEGEEGEAETNGEKTVEGPKHHSSSSTKHKRKKHKHRSKHKKHKHTFDEDKDKDRKRRHRHKHRKHKRKEGASPSAAVLLSASSSHKKGESSPSSGNPSLDDRALLEDLEKQRAMIKAELDSQLMEGKVQSGMGLILQGYNSGSEEDGEARVRNGEQRQRGSTGKPISPRGGKGGKSRRDSIEGSKSSTKRRSKSADRPAKESKQDKVTKSTKDTGVKDRGRGRSRSKDRKRSDSADRSKERKKSNSPSAWRGEEKSGRTDKRSSPQREDRLNPERPPRRSRSPGRERPGRPDADRDKRPAKSPSKDASSGKENRSPYRRGPQSPARKRSPSPRQRDARQPSAASAVDRTSKQSSSPSRIRSPPRRGRSRSPDPRRRDLDRQESPLRKRVRPDAGPGRDRSRENSPRAPARRRLSRSPLRRRSLSPRRRSRSSPRRRSRSPLAYRAGDRDRYGRPRQYRRSMSRDRDRRRRRSRDEDKFKGSLSEGMKVDKESSGEEVLEDFDGEEVDEEALIEQRRQQRLAIVQKYKVGNDDSNMASEPSSPQSSTRSRSPSPDDILERVAADVKEYERENLDTFEDNIKAKLNLIAQEKDGANPKKPSAPDMFTESDDMFAADFDNARMRAAGVGKDFKENPNLRDNWTDAEGYYRVNIGETLDKRYDVYGYTGQGVFSNVIRARDTARGGQEVAVKIIRNNELMQKTGLKELEFLKRLNDADPDDKFHCLRLFRHFYHKQHLCLVFEPLSMNLREVLKKYGKDVGLHIKAVRSYSQQLFLALKLLKRCNILHADIKPDNILVNESKTILKLCDFGSASHVADNDITPYLVSRFYRAPEIIIGKPYDYAIDMWSVGCTLTELYSGKILFPGSSNNHMIKLAMDLKGKMPNKMIRKGVFKDQHFDQNLNFLYIEVDKVTEREKVTLMSTINPTKDLLADMIGHQRLPEDQRKKVMQLKDLLDSTLMLDPAKRISINQALQHPFIQEKI